In a genomic window of Fimbriiglobus ruber:
- a CDS encoding phage tail fiber protein: MSNISAFGYVISIIASNTFPLGFTVTQGASDGDPLDMPSVKIGDLVLGVNGDPISWNKAVPLPMTVSVIPGGLDDTNLSILANANRVAQGKSSAQDIITATIVYPDGTVVSLTQGAITDAPFGKSLSSDGRVKTRNFGFLFSNFA, from the coding sequence ATGAGTAACATTTCAGCCTTCGGCTACGTCATCTCGATCATCGCCAGCAACACCTTTCCGCTCGGCTTCACCGTCACGCAAGGCGCGAGTGACGGCGACCCGCTCGACATGCCGTCGGTCAAGATCGGCGACCTCGTGCTCGGCGTCAACGGCGACCCCATCTCGTGGAACAAGGCCGTCCCCCTGCCCATGACGGTCAGCGTCATCCCCGGCGGACTCGACGACACCAACCTGAGTATCCTCGCCAACGCCAACCGTGTGGCGCAGGGCAAGTCCAGTGCCCAGGACATCATCACCGCGACCATCGTCTACCCCGACGGCACGGTCGTCTCCCTGACCCAAGGCGCGATCACCGATGCGCCGTTCGGGAAGTCGCTTTCCAGCGACGGCCGGGTCAAGACGCGGAATTTCGGCTTCCTATTTTCCAACTTCGCGTAA
- a CDS encoding DUF4054 domain-containing protein, translated as MGVIQYNDAAFRALFPAFPSTVQYLPARIQAFWDTATAYISNRSGGCFCGGMTKAQQTLALNQMTAHLLYLSDLVAAGNTPGVMAGATIDKISVTLEPPPAPNQWSWWLNQTPYGQQLLSLLQVASAGGFYAGSGVPGRAGFQFGNGW; from the coding sequence GTGGGCGTGATCCAGTATAACGACGCCGCCTTCCGGGCGCTCTTCCCAGCGTTCCCGTCCACCGTGCAATACCTGCCGGCCCGCATCCAGGCCTTCTGGGATACGGCCACGGCCTACATCAGCAACCGCTCCGGCGGCTGCTTTTGCGGCGGCATGACAAAAGCCCAGCAGACGCTGGCCTTGAACCAGATGACCGCACACCTGCTGTACCTGTCCGACCTGGTCGCCGCCGGGAATACCCCGGGCGTGATGGCCGGTGCGACGATCGACAAAATCAGCGTCACGCTGGAGCCGCCGCCGGCCCCCAACCAGTGGTCTTGGTGGCTGAACCAAACTCCTTATGGACAGCAACTTTTGTCGCTGCTACAAGTCGCAAGTGCGGGTGGTTTTTATGCTGGTTCTGGCGTGCCAGGACGCGCAGGTTTTCAGTTCGGGAACGGTTGGTAA
- a CDS encoding DUF2213 domain-containing protein, whose product MPLEQGSSESAISHNIKTEIEAGKDPKQAEAIAYHIAGKDSAIRAAGIMFVDGGSVLLLKRAGKEHEDGTWAFPGGKLEGDETPEQAARRESEEETGIIPGDIEQIDRTDNGEVEFITFLSSIEKTDPTLNDEHTGFVWADLASLPQPLHPGVAKTLKAYTANRHTVDAAETARQEDINGYITVENNPISRSGIFQYLGRSIGAPEPDKIYNVYRPAEEFTPETVGSFRLLPIVDDHTMLGPREDGLTPAELKGVHGTTGESVEFRDGVLYASIKVFSETLAKLIESGKTALSLGYRCVYEKASGIFDGQRYDYVQRNLRGNHLALVDAARCDVAVLDNHMAFDHFDLALDNSKETTMADEEMKDRLKKAEDELKECKDWIAGRMAKDAEEEEMKKKAEDEAKQDEMAKDAEEKEKAEKEAADKKARDEMSEEEKKKADAKKAEDEEKEKKESMDAAELKRVSADLKKVTSALDSFQKTAHKSLLSEVSRRNELASELSKHIGTFDHADKTLDEVVRYGIEKLGLDCPAGHEQTALNTFFAAKKNSTTGFALDAKPKRSGEIDAYIKQAN is encoded by the coding sequence ATGCCTCTCGAACAAGGCTCTAGCGAATCCGCCATCAGCCACAATATCAAAACTGAAATCGAGGCGGGAAAAGACCCAAAACAAGCAGAGGCCATCGCATACCATATCGCGGGAAAAGACTCCGCGATCCGCGCCGCGGGCATCATGTTCGTTGATGGTGGTTCCGTTCTCCTCCTGAAGCGGGCTGGCAAAGAACACGAAGACGGCACCTGGGCGTTCCCCGGCGGCAAGCTGGAGGGCGACGAGACACCCGAACAAGCCGCCCGCCGCGAGTCCGAAGAAGAAACCGGCATCATCCCCGGCGACATCGAGCAGATCGACCGCACCGACAATGGCGAAGTCGAGTTCATCACCTTCCTCTCCTCCATCGAAAAAACCGACCCAACGCTGAACGACGAACACACCGGTTTCGTCTGGGCCGACCTGGCATCACTCCCGCAACCGCTTCATCCCGGCGTGGCGAAGACGCTGAAGGCGTACACCGCCAACCGGCACACCGTCGACGCCGCCGAAACGGCCCGGCAAGAAGACATCAACGGCTACATCACCGTCGAAAACAACCCTATTTCCCGCTCCGGCATCTTCCAATACTTAGGCCGCAGCATCGGTGCGCCCGAGCCGGACAAGATTTACAACGTCTACCGCCCCGCCGAGGAATTCACCCCCGAAACGGTGGGCAGCTTCCGGCTGCTCCCGATCGTCGACGACCACACCATGCTCGGCCCGCGGGAGGACGGCCTCACGCCCGCCGAACTGAAGGGCGTACACGGGACGACCGGGGAAAGCGTCGAGTTCCGCGACGGCGTCCTGTACGCGTCGATCAAGGTCTTCAGCGAAACGCTGGCGAAGCTGATCGAGAGCGGGAAGACCGCCCTCAGTCTCGGCTACCGCTGCGTGTACGAGAAGGCGTCCGGAATCTTCGACGGGCAGAGGTATGACTACGTCCAAAGGAATTTACGAGGAAATCACCTCGCGCTGGTCGATGCCGCGCGTTGCGATGTTGCAGTTCTTGATAACCACATGGCGTTCGATCATTTCGATCTGGCGCTCGACAACTCAAAGGAGACGACAATGGCTGACGAAGAAATGAAAGACCGCCTCAAAAAGGCCGAAGACGAACTCAAGGAATGCAAGGACTGGATCGCCGGCCGCATGGCCAAAGATGCCGAGGAAGAGGAAATGAAGAAAAAGGCCGAGGACGAAGCCAAGCAAGACGAGATGGCCAAGGACGCCGAGGAAAAAGAGAAAGCGGAAAAGGAAGCCGCCGACAAGAAGGCCCGCGACGAGATGAGCGAGGAAGAAAAGAAAAAGGCCGACGCGAAGAAGGCCGAGGACGAGGAAAAAGAGAAGAAAGAATCGATGGACGCGGCCGAACTCAAGCGGGTTAGCGCCGATCTGAAGAAAGTCACTTCCGCACTCGATTCGTTCCAGAAGACCGCCCACAAGTCGCTTTTGAGCGAGGTCTCACGCCGCAACGAACTCGCGTCCGAGCTTTCCAAGCACATCGGCACTTTCGACCACGCCGACAAGACGCTGGACGAGGTCGTCCGCTACGGCATCGAGAAGCTGGGTCTGGATTGCCCCGCCGGTCACGAACAGACGGCGCTGAACACGTTCTTCGCCGCCAAGAAGAACTCGACCACCGGATTCGCGCTGGACGCCAAGCCAAAGCGGTCCGGCGAGATCGACGCCTACATCAAGCAAGCCAACTAA
- a CDS encoding phage collar protein: MALSVIGKSSFTYLAFASRTPNQIGQDVTKYESPVPLQGSVQPVPRSLYQQYGLDFQRNYINVYVSRAVLDVTRDVSGDMIEFNGNSYQCLSITPWAAIDGWSAVLCIQVPNGPVTSC, encoded by the coding sequence ATGGCACTTTCCGTCATCGGCAAATCCTCATTCACCTACCTCGCCTTTGCCTCCCGGACGCCGAACCAAATCGGGCAAGACGTGACGAAGTACGAATCACCGGTCCCGCTCCAGGGCAGCGTGCAGCCCGTCCCCCGCTCGCTCTACCAGCAGTACGGGCTGGACTTCCAGCGCAACTACATCAACGTCTACGTCTCGAGGGCGGTACTCGACGTGACGCGGGACGTGTCCGGCGACATGATCGAATTCAACGGCAACTCCTATCAGTGCCTTTCGATCACGCCGTGGGCGGCCATCGACGGGTGGAGCGCAGTGCTCTGTATTCAGGTGCCGAACGGCCCGGTCACTTCGTGTTAG
- a CDS encoding structural cement protein Gp24, producing MVATFQSTVNIWSAGGVVGEIAFDGPMRAAPYNLFSSGTPNLVGNAYTVTSGGSPDPTGNSGVAGTATVGGTGVFAGILINPKDYASFGTTGGPLNPTMVLPDYSIGQLAIQGEFWVNLPGPANIGDLVTYDPLTGNLNSITPTTKFTGTISTTTLTVSAVSAGQLAVGQVISGTGVTPGTIITALGTGTGYTGTYTISVSQTVGSATAMTAVNQPAPAFAASAAYITTSTGVDTLHITTLTSGEVLIGQQVFGTGVAPNTVITAFGSGTGGTGTYTLNTSGQTVASSGSPEAMTGPSNLFVPNGTVSRFTTNTGGGLAVIKI from the coding sequence ATGGTTGCTACTTTCCAATCCACCGTTAACATCTGGTCCGCTGGCGGTGTCGTCGGCGAGATCGCCTTCGACGGCCCAATGCGCGCCGCGCCGTACAATCTGTTTTCCAGCGGCACGCCCAACCTCGTGGGCAATGCCTACACAGTCACTTCTGGTGGCAGCCCTGATCCGACCGGCAACAGCGGGGTGGCCGGCACGGCTACCGTCGGTGGCACCGGTGTATTCGCCGGTATTTTGATTAATCCCAAGGACTATGCGTCATTCGGGACGACCGGCGGGCCGCTCAATCCGACGATGGTTCTCCCCGATTACTCGATCGGCCAACTCGCCATCCAGGGCGAATTCTGGGTGAACCTACCGGGGCCGGCCAACATCGGCGACCTGGTCACCTACGACCCGCTGACCGGCAACCTCAACAGCATCACGCCGACCACGAAGTTCACCGGCACGATCAGCACCACCACCCTGACGGTCTCGGCCGTCTCGGCGGGGCAGTTGGCCGTAGGCCAAGTGATCTCCGGCACGGGCGTAACCCCGGGCACCATCATCACAGCCCTGGGCACCGGCACGGGCTACACCGGCACCTACACCATCAGCGTCAGCCAGACGGTGGGCTCGGCGACCGCCATGACCGCGGTCAACCAACCGGCACCCGCTTTCGCGGCGTCGGCGGCCTACATCACGACCAGCACCGGGGTGGACACGCTCCACATCACCACCCTGACTTCGGGTGAAGTCCTCATCGGCCAGCAGGTCTTCGGCACCGGCGTTGCCCCGAATACCGTCATCACGGCGTTCGGCTCGGGCACCGGCGGCACGGGCACCTACACCCTGAACACCAGCGGCCAGACGGTCGCTTCCTCGGGCAGCCCCGAAGCGATGACCGGCCCCTCAAACCTGTTCGTCCCTAATGGCACGGTGTCCCGCTTCACGACCAATACCGGTGGCGGTCTCGCGGTCATCAAGATCTAA
- a CDS encoding DUF3383 domain-containing protein translates to MAISISRYVSITSGLQGVSQLGQRSLGGLVISINPLVPTGTFLSFTSAAAVGTYFGTSSGEYARAVYYFGFTSKNTTKAQVLSFWFWNDDAATASLIFGASATYALSQFTPITTGDFTLTMGGFTDHITGINLSGAGSLAAVAADIQTAIRAFSGGGTAWTGATVSYDATNGRFDLVSGLTGTDTISVAAGVTTDVAGPLGWLPSAVATPVVLSNGTAAQTLAANLNQLITINNNFGSFCFGPSSINTQANVDAAAAWNYSLTPNVQFLFCWSVSAANAAAWQSSIAGIGGHAGTLQSPVSGEYPEMFPMAILAATNYLARNSVQNYMFQQSNLTPSVTTDAGANAYDAILLNYYGQTQTNGQFLSFYQRGVMSGGQAVDPSDINVYVNEMWLKGAMSTAVMNLLLALANVSANNTGKAQLTAIVQGVITQALFNGTISVGNTLTTDQILAISNATGDPNAWQQVQTSGFWVSVSFQTYVVNGLTQYKAVYTLIYTKDDVIRLVDGTDILI, encoded by the coding sequence ATGGCCATCAGTATTTCGCGTTACGTTTCAATAACTTCCGGCCTTCAGGGGGTCTCACAGCTCGGCCAGCGTTCCCTCGGTGGACTCGTTATCAGCATCAACCCGCTCGTGCCGACCGGCACCTTCCTGAGCTTCACCTCCGCCGCCGCCGTCGGCACCTACTTCGGCACCTCGTCGGGCGAATACGCCCGTGCGGTTTACTACTTCGGCTTCACCAGCAAGAACACCACGAAGGCCCAGGTGTTGAGCTTCTGGTTCTGGAACGACGACGCGGCGACCGCGAGCCTGATCTTCGGCGCGTCGGCGACCTACGCGCTGTCGCAGTTCACGCCCATCACCACTGGGGATTTCACGCTTACCATGGGCGGGTTCACGGATCACATCACCGGAATCAACCTTTCGGGCGCGGGCAGCCTCGCCGCCGTTGCCGCCGACATCCAGACCGCGATCCGCGCCTTCAGCGGCGGCGGCACCGCCTGGACAGGAGCTACGGTCAGCTACGACGCGACCAATGGCAGGTTCGACCTGGTATCCGGCCTCACCGGTACGGACACCATCTCCGTCGCCGCAGGGGTCACGACCGACGTGGCCGGGCCACTGGGCTGGCTGCCGTCCGCCGTCGCGACGCCCGTCGTCCTCTCAAACGGCACCGCCGCCCAGACGCTGGCCGCCAACCTGAACCAGCTCATCACGATCAACAACAACTTCGGCTCGTTCTGCTTCGGCCCGAGTTCCATCAACACTCAGGCGAACGTGGACGCGGCGGCGGCGTGGAATTACTCCCTCACCCCCAACGTGCAGTTTCTCTTCTGCTGGTCGGTTAGCGCCGCCAACGCGGCCGCGTGGCAGTCTTCCATCGCGGGCATCGGCGGCCACGCGGGGACGTTGCAATCCCCGGTCTCCGGCGAATACCCCGAGATGTTCCCGATGGCCATCCTGGCTGCCACGAACTACCTGGCTCGCAACAGCGTCCAGAACTACATGTTCCAGCAATCGAACCTCACCCCTTCGGTCACCACCGACGCCGGCGCGAATGCCTACGACGCGATCCTCCTGAATTACTACGGCCAGACGCAGACTAACGGCCAGTTCCTCAGCTTCTACCAGCGCGGTGTCATGTCGGGCGGGCAGGCCGTAGACCCATCGGACATCAACGTGTACGTCAACGAGATGTGGCTCAAGGGCGCGATGTCCACGGCGGTCATGAACTTACTCCTGGCCCTCGCCAACGTCTCCGCCAACAACACCGGCAAGGCGCAGCTCACGGCCATCGTCCAGGGCGTCATCACGCAGGCGCTCTTCAACGGCACGATCTCCGTCGGCAACACCCTCACCACCGACCAGATACTCGCCATCAGCAACGCCACGGGCGACCCCAACGCCTGGCAGCAGGTTCAGACGAGCGGCTTCTGGGTCAGCGTGAGCTTCCAAACCTACGTCGTCAACGGGCTGACGCAGTACAAGGCCGTGTACACCCTCATCTACACCAAAGATGATGTGATCCGCCTGGTGGACGGCACTGACATCTTAATATAA
- a CDS encoding HNH endonuclease → MKSIPLTQGQFALVDAEEFEYLSQFKWYADRHKRKNFPDGFMAARKVRKENGKQTTILMHREIMCATKEEKVDHHNHDELDNRKQNLRICSQSQNCQNKRVRPRDLPRGVTFCKREKRYLSQIVVDGRNRFLGYFNEPAEAADAYNQASIRYHGEFSIFNAA, encoded by the coding sequence ATGAAAAGTATCCCTTTAACTCAAGGCCAATTTGCTTTGGTAGATGCCGAGGAATTCGAGTACCTGTCGCAATTCAAATGGTATGCGGATCGTCACAAAAGAAAGAATTTCCCCGATGGATTCATGGCTGCCCGCAAAGTGCGAAAAGAGAATGGGAAACAGACTACGATCTTAATGCACCGCGAGATCATGTGTGCTACCAAGGAAGAGAAAGTCGACCACCACAATCATGACGAACTGGACAACCGGAAACAGAATCTTCGAATATGTTCGCAGAGCCAGAACTGCCAGAACAAGAGGGTCAGACCTCGCGACTTGCCAAGAGGCGTGACATTTTGCAAGAGAGAAAAGAGGTATCTTTCTCAAATCGTAGTCGATGGTCGCAACAGGTTTTTAGGCTATTTCAACGAGCCGGCTGAAGCGGCCGACGCTTACAATCAAGCATCGATCAGGTATCACGGTGAATTCAGCATTTTTAATGCAGCATGA
- a CDS encoding phage gateway protein: MLDNALIALVISAILAGESAAGLPDTPVKQAFQPTAQGVNTQPTAYLYKLYDHRVGFVARSDVWDKAGGFMVHTETQQYTTTFQISALATQDPKTPTQYTASDILNLIASILQSGVTIATLEAQDVGILHIDEVRNPYFLDDHQRNEAAPSLDFTLTHKQVITTRSPAIGEYQFRIIEV, translated from the coding sequence ATGCTGGATAACGCCCTCATCGCACTCGTAATCAGCGCGATCCTCGCGGGCGAGTCGGCCGCCGGATTACCGGACACGCCCGTGAAACAGGCCTTCCAGCCCACCGCCCAGGGCGTCAACACGCAACCGACGGCCTACCTCTACAAGCTCTACGACCACCGCGTCGGATTCGTTGCCAGGTCGGACGTGTGGGACAAGGCCGGCGGCTTCATGGTCCACACCGAAACGCAGCAGTACACCACCACCTTCCAAATCAGCGCGTTGGCGACGCAGGACCCCAAGACGCCGACCCAGTACACCGCGTCGGACATCTTGAACCTCATCGCGAGCATCCTTCAGAGCGGCGTCACGATCGCCACACTAGAGGCTCAGGACGTCGGCATCCTGCACATCGACGAGGTTCGCAACCCGTATTTCCTCGACGACCACCAGCGTAACGAGGCCGCGCCCAGCCTGGATTTCACGCTGACCCACAAGCAGGTCATCACCACCCGGTCGCCCGCCATCGGCGAGTACCAATTCCGAATCATCGAAGTTTAA
- a CDS encoding major capsid family protein yields the protein METITHSALDAQSVRPFAFKNVEDYQDLSRLGLGGFDHILDSGFGMDSIQTGVTTGSIPVQLQFLQQFLPGFVMVMTAARKIDEIIGINTAGSWEDEEIVQGIIENTGTAVPYGDQTTVPLASWNENWVPRTVVRFELGMRVDVLEAKRSARIMVDTAGRKRESAGLVLEQQRNAVGFYGYNSGNNFTYGFLNDPNLPAYKNVAATGTGSSTLWSTKNFQQITADLITAFAQLQTQSQDTINPEDVATTLALATTDYQYLSVTTDFGLSVREWLRQTYPKCRVVSAPQLNAANGGANVFYLFADAVKDLSSDDGRTFAQLVAAKFQVLGVMQLTKGYEEDYSNATAGTMCKRPWACVRFSGI from the coding sequence ATGGAAACCATCACCCACTCCGCGTTGGATGCCCAGAGCGTCCGACCATTCGCTTTTAAGAACGTCGAGGACTACCAGGACCTGTCGCGCCTCGGCCTCGGCGGATTCGACCACATCCTCGACTCCGGCTTCGGCATGGACTCGATCCAGACCGGCGTCACGACCGGCAGCATCCCCGTGCAGCTCCAATTCCTCCAGCAGTTCTTGCCCGGCTTCGTCATGGTCATGACCGCCGCCCGCAAGATCGACGAGATCATCGGCATCAACACCGCCGGCAGCTGGGAAGACGAAGAGATCGTCCAGGGGATCATCGAGAACACGGGCACCGCCGTACCCTACGGCGACCAGACCACCGTGCCACTGGCAAGCTGGAACGAAAACTGGGTTCCCCGCACCGTCGTCCGCTTCGAACTCGGCATGCGCGTCGATGTGCTCGAAGCCAAGCGTTCCGCACGCATCATGGTCGACACCGCCGGCCGCAAACGCGAATCGGCGGGTTTAGTCTTGGAGCAACAGCGTAACGCCGTCGGCTTCTACGGTTATAACTCGGGGAACAACTTCACCTACGGCTTCCTCAACGACCCGAACCTGCCCGCCTACAAGAACGTAGCCGCGACCGGTACGGGGAGCTCGACGCTCTGGTCGACCAAGAACTTCCAGCAGATTACGGCCGACCTCATCACCGCCTTCGCCCAGCTGCAAACACAGTCCCAGGACACCATCAACCCGGAGGACGTGGCGACCACACTGGCGCTGGCCACGACAGACTACCAGTACCTTTCCGTGACCACGGACTTCGGCCTCTCCGTCCGCGAATGGCTGCGCCAGACCTACCCGAAATGCCGTGTCGTATCTGCCCCCCAACTCAACGCGGCCAACGGCGGTGCGAACGTGTTTTACCTCTTCGCGGACGCGGTCAAGGATCTTTCCTCGGACGACGGGCGCACGTTCGCCCAGCTCGTGGCGGCGAAGTTCCAGGTCTTGGGCGTCATGCAGCTCACGAAGGGCTACGAGGAGGACTACTCCAACGCCACCGCGGGGACGATGTGCAAGCGTCCTTGGGCGTGCGTGAGATTTAGCGGAATATAG